A window of Pyrobaculum aerophilum str. IM2 contains these coding sequences:
- a CDS encoding acetate--CoA ligase family protein has translation MLSKLIDPQSVAVIGASAKQGSVGYVILENLVNRFQGSVYPVNPKYDEAELWGRKLKFYKSILEIQEAVDVAVIATPAPTVPKVLEEAGRKGVSAAIIISSGFAEAGNAELENWVRAVARQYGIRVLGPNCIGIYNAYSNFDTVFLPADRAGRPPPGPLALISQSGAVAAAIMDWAARRRLGLGFMANYGNKADVTEIELLEAFANDDRVKVITVYIEGFKYFGEARRFLETARKVAVKKPIVAYKAGRGSAAQRAVRSHTAAMAGTYEMYHGLFKQAGIIEASSVREMFDMAKALATQPIPRGRRVLVVSDSGGMGIQAVDALESLGLEVPEVPESIAKELKRELLPFAAVSNPIDVTGSATDEHYKIVIDMLLPTAFFDMALIVTLMQVPGLTKNLSEYIIDAKKYGKPIAVVNFGGSELVQKFEEALEDNGIPVYPTPDRAAKALWALYKYGEIRRRL, from the coding sequence ATGCTCTCTAAGTTAATTGATCCCCAAAGCGTCGCAGTAATAGGCGCATCGGCAAAGCAAGGATCTGTGGGCTACGTCATTCTGGAGAATTTAGTTAACAGATTCCAAGGCTCCGTGTATCCAGTCAACCCCAAATACGACGAAGCAGAGCTGTGGGGGCGTAAGCTGAAGTTCTATAAATCTATACTGGAAATCCAAGAGGCAGTAGACGTTGCAGTTATAGCCACTCCGGCGCCGACAGTCCCTAAAGTGCTAGAGGAGGCGGGGCGCAAGGGGGTGTCCGCCGCGATAATAATTAGTAGCGGCTTCGCCGAGGCGGGAAACGCAGAACTGGAGAACTGGGTCAGGGCGGTGGCTAGGCAATACGGCATTAGAGTGCTGGGGCCAAATTGTATAGGGATATACAACGCCTACTCAAATTTCGACACAGTCTTCCTCCCGGCCGATCGGGCAGGGAGGCCGCCCCCTGGGCCTTTAGCTCTCATCAGCCAGAGCGGGGCTGTGGCCGCTGCAATTATGGACTGGGCGGCGAGAAGGAGGCTGGGGCTCGGCTTTATGGCAAACTACGGAAACAAGGCAGACGTGACGGAGATAGAGCTCTTAGAAGCCTTTGCTAACGACGATCGTGTAAAAGTAATTACAGTATATATAGAGGGGTTTAAGTACTTCGGCGAGGCAAGAAGGTTTCTTGAAACTGCGAGAAAAGTCGCTGTAAAAAAGCCTATTGTGGCCTATAAGGCCGGCAGGGGAAGCGCCGCGCAGAGAGCTGTAAGAAGCCACACGGCCGCTATGGCCGGAACTTATGAAATGTACCACGGCTTGTTTAAACAAGCCGGAATTATAGAGGCATCTTCAGTCCGTGAGATGTTTGACATGGCTAAGGCGCTGGCGACGCAGCCAATTCCGCGAGGGCGACGCGTGCTTGTAGTTTCTGACAGCGGGGGGATGGGCATTCAAGCCGTAGACGCCTTAGAATCCCTAGGGCTTGAGGTGCCAGAAGTGCCCGAGAGCATAGCTAAAGAGCTAAAGAGAGAGTTGCTCCCATTTGCAGCGGTGTCTAACCCTATTGACGTTACTGGTAGCGCCACCGATGAGCACTACAAAATTGTAATTGATATGCTCCTACCCACGGCTTTTTTCGACATGGCGTTAATAGTAACTTTAATGCAAGTGCCAGGCCTTACTAAAAACTTGTCTGAATACATTATAGACGCCAAGAAGTACGGAAAGCCCATAGCTGTGGTTAATTTCGGCGGCAGCGAGCTGGTGCAGAAGTTCGAAGAAGCGCTGGAGGACAACGGCATTCCCGTCTACCCCACGCCCGACAGGGCCGCTAAAGCCCTGTGGGCGCTGTATAAATACGGGGAGATTAGGAGGAGGCTATGA
- a CDS encoding aldo/keto reductase, whose amino-acid sequence MKRACFKRVGCVPAIGLGTWGIGGGFWIADTSRDAEWIEAIKYAVEKGIKLIDTAEMYGGGHAEELVGRAIRGFARDELFIITKVWPNHARYDDVIKSAEASASRLGTYIDLYLLHWPSDSVPICETIKAFEALVDRGVIRHFGVSNFSLSQLQEAEACAKKYQLAAVQNHYSLYNRRDEVDVIPYAQANGIMYIAYTPLEKGALARDPLLAEIGRKYGITPVQAALAWYVKRGVVPIPKAERKNHIDEIAGALGVELSDEDFARISSGVRRG is encoded by the coding sequence ATGAAAAGGGCTTGTTTTAAAAGAGTGGGCTGTGTGCCGGCAATTGGCTTGGGCACATGGGGCATTGGAGGAGGCTTTTGGATTGCTGACACCAGCAGAGACGCCGAGTGGATAGAGGCTATTAAATACGCGGTTGAGAAGGGGATAAAGCTGATAGATACTGCAGAGATGTACGGCGGAGGCCACGCCGAGGAGCTCGTGGGGAGGGCAATAAGGGGGTTTGCTAGAGATGAGCTATTTATAATCACTAAAGTATGGCCTAACCACGCCAGATATGACGACGTGATAAAGTCGGCAGAGGCCAGCGCGTCCAGACTCGGCACTTATATAGACCTCTACTTACTTCACTGGCCCTCTGACTCTGTGCCAATATGCGAAACTATTAAGGCCTTTGAGGCCTTAGTTGACAGAGGCGTTATTAGGCACTTCGGCGTGAGCAACTTCTCCCTCAGCCAGCTACAGGAGGCTGAGGCTTGTGCTAAGAAGTACCAGCTGGCCGCGGTGCAAAACCACTACTCTTTATATAACCGACGCGACGAAGTCGACGTAATACCATATGCCCAAGCAAACGGAATAATGTACATAGCCTACACCCCGCTCGAAAAAGGCGCACTGGCCCGGGACCCTCTGCTTGCCGAAATCGGCAGAAAATACGGCATCACGCCGGTGCAAGCGGCCCTAGCGTGGTATGTAAAACGGGGAGTAGTGCCGATACCCAAGGCCGAGAGGAAAAACCATATCGACGAAATAGCAGGCGCCCTTGGGGTGGAGCTAAGCGATGAGGACTTCGCGAGGATTTCTAGTGGAGTTCGTAGAGGATAG
- a CDS encoding nop family pre-rRNA processing protein (functions along with aFIB and aL7a; guides 2'-O-methylation of ribose to specific sites in RNAs), translating into MAKIYIATDVLGFFAVDEANNIVDKELYERKLDLIASRLIELEKSNYVPELVALIERVKAKGDKIVLEDPELARKLVSVVRGVEIVGESPSPVLVAFRQNFEKYLPSLGLTWEEYRKLLFDVSDLITRLKLRQAVERRDLFIAQAISALDDVDKILNLIASRIREWYGLHFPELEELVRDNREYVSIVYHLGHRSRITEDSLKKAVANIPDDRAKKIVESAKKSIGAEMSEWDLDQLRAYADIFLRLDSYREKLATYIDEAMKEVAPNVRELVGPLLGARLIKLAGGLTRMAFLPASTIQVLGAEKALFRALRTGGKPPKHGVIFQYPEIFRSPRWQRGKIARALAAKLAIAAKADAFTGNFIAPRLKEELMKRIQEIKTLYAKPPPKAPAQPSARAPPPPPPPPRGGERRPPPRRERGRR; encoded by the coding sequence ATGGCGAAAATATATATAGCGACGGACGTCCTGGGCTTCTTCGCCGTTGATGAGGCGAATAACATTGTGGACAAAGAGCTATATGAGAGAAAGCTTGATTTAATAGCCTCTAGACTTATAGAGTTGGAGAAGTCCAATTACGTCCCGGAGCTTGTGGCCCTTATTGAAAGAGTCAAGGCCAAGGGCGATAAAATTGTACTAGAAGACCCAGAGCTAGCCCGCAAGCTCGTATCTGTTGTTAGGGGAGTTGAGATAGTCGGCGAGAGCCCATCTCCCGTATTAGTGGCGTTTAGGCAGAATTTTGAAAAATACCTCCCCTCACTAGGGCTGACCTGGGAGGAGTATAGGAAGTTGTTATTTGACGTAAGCGATTTAATCACCCGTTTAAAACTGAGACAGGCGGTGGAGAGAAGAGATTTGTTCATCGCCCAGGCCATCAGCGCACTTGACGATGTGGACAAAATCTTAAATCTAATAGCGTCGAGAATAAGGGAGTGGTACGGTCTTCACTTCCCAGAGCTAGAGGAGTTGGTGAGAGACAATAGGGAATACGTCTCTATAGTCTACCACTTGGGCCATAGGTCGAGAATAACTGAGGACTCTTTGAAAAAGGCCGTTGCCAACATCCCCGACGACAGGGCTAAGAAAATAGTAGAGTCGGCTAAGAAAAGCATAGGGGCGGAGATGTCAGAATGGGATTTAGATCAGCTGAGGGCATATGCCGACATATTCTTAAGGCTTGATTCCTACAGGGAGAAACTGGCTACGTATATCGACGAGGCCATGAAAGAGGTGGCGCCTAACGTCAGGGAGTTAGTAGGGCCTCTGCTCGGGGCTAGGCTGATAAAACTGGCCGGAGGCCTTACTAGAATGGCCTTCCTCCCAGCGTCGACAATACAAGTCCTGGGGGCGGAAAAGGCGTTGTTCAGAGCGTTGAGGACGGGCGGAAAGCCGCCTAAACACGGCGTAATATTCCAATACCCCGAGATATTCCGCTCTCCCCGCTGGCAGAGGGGGAAAATCGCCAGAGCCCTTGCGGCTAAGTTGGCAATTGCCGCCAAGGCAGATGCCTTCACTGGCAACTTCATAGCGCCGAGGCTAAAAGAGGAGTTAATGAAAAGAATACAGGAGATAAAGACGTTATACGCAAAGCCGCCTCCCAAAGCCCCTGCACAGCCAAGCGCCAGGGCGCCACCTCCTCCACCGCCGCCGCCAAGAGGGGGCGAGAGGAGGCCGCCTCCGAGGAGGGAAAGGGGAAGGAGGTAA
- a CDS encoding winged helix-turn-helix domain-containing protein has translation MRRSRFKPDLYVTYRILKILKDHGPLSKTSLALYARLNYQRALDYLRYLNEVGIVKIDREVTLTPQGLEVLRKIEEVLENLGLR, from the coding sequence ATGAGGAGATCAAGATTTAAGCCCGATTTATACGTGACCTATAGGATTTTGAAAATTTTAAAAGACCACGGCCCCCTTTCAAAAACCTCGCTTGCCCTTTACGCGAGGCTTAATTACCAGAGGGCATTGGATTATCTGAGATATCTCAATGAAGTGGGAATTGTGAAAATAGATAGGGAGGTGACGTTAACTCCCCAAGGCTTAGAGGTATTAAGAAAAATAGAAGAGGTGTTGGAAAACTTGGGGTTACGTTAA
- a CDS encoding Rab family GTPase: protein MPRHIAVLLGVGGVGKTTLVYRLMGLSIRPTVTLRPGIYRLYIANKEINLIDVPGQYVFEVVQNFARMWSFYVDKAVYMYDVLDYDTLRSLVEIHSRLLDRGIKPFKRLAVVGNKMDLAREYGVQIEADEIAQNIGANEIFYISALRDDPRDLVRVIL from the coding sequence GTGCCCCGGCATATTGCCGTGTTGCTCGGCGTTGGCGGCGTCGGAAAAACCACGTTAGTATATAGGCTTATGGGCTTGTCAATAAGGCCTACGGTTACTTTGAGGCCGGGCATTTACAGACTGTACATAGCCAACAAGGAGATTAATCTTATTGACGTGCCAGGCCAGTACGTTTTTGAGGTGGTGCAGAATTTTGCCAGGATGTGGAGTTTTTACGTCGATAAGGCCGTATATATGTACGACGTGTTGGACTACGACACTTTACGCTCGCTCGTTGAAATACACAGCAGGTTGCTAGACAGAGGGATTAAGCCGTTTAAGAGACTGGCAGTTGTGGGTAATAAAATGGATCTCGCCAGAGAATACGGCGTTCAAATAGAGGCTGACGAAATAGCACAAAATATAGGGGCTAATGAAATTTTTTACATATCAGCGCTGAGAGATGACCCAAGGGATTTAGTAAGAGTAATTCTATAG
- a CDS encoding acetate--CoA ligase family protein has protein sequence MTHPIVARAVGEGRNKLKEDEALALLRAYGIPVPEFAVARDEEEAVKAAEEIGFPVVAKIISRQIVHKTDVGGVILGINDAQGIRDACKRLREVVKRVPYAELEGVLIQKMIPRGVELIVGSVYDEIFGHAVLFGLGGIFTELYKDISMRIIPIEPEDAWEMVQEVKAYRLLTGFRGMPPRDIPAVVDIVLKFARLIQENPEIAEADLNPVIALEEGKGAYVVDARFILRMA, from the coding sequence ATGACCCACCCAATTGTGGCTAGGGCAGTCGGCGAGGGGCGTAATAAGCTTAAAGAAGACGAGGCGTTGGCCTTATTAAGGGCATATGGCATACCCGTTCCGGAGTTCGCCGTGGCTAGAGACGAAGAGGAGGCGGTTAAAGCGGCTGAGGAAATAGGCTTTCCAGTTGTGGCCAAGATTATTTCAAGGCAAATTGTCCACAAGACTGACGTTGGCGGAGTTATACTCGGCATTAACGACGCCCAGGGGATCAGAGATGCGTGTAAACGGCTGAGAGAAGTGGTGAAGAGAGTGCCATACGCCGAACTGGAGGGCGTGTTAATACAGAAGATGATCCCCAGGGGGGTGGAGCTAATAGTGGGCTCTGTATACGACGAGATTTTCGGACACGCCGTCTTATTCGGCCTGGGGGGCATTTTCACAGAGCTTTATAAAGACATCTCCATGCGCATAATACCCATAGAGCCGGAAGACGCGTGGGAAATGGTACAAGAGGTTAAGGCCTACCGCCTGCTCACGGGGTTCAGGGGAATGCCGCCGCGCGACATACCGGCTGTAGTGGATATTGTGCTCAAATTCGCCCGCTTAATTCAAGAAAACCCCGAAATCGCTGAGGCAGACCTCAACCCAGTCATAGCGCTGGAGGAGGGCAAGGGGGCATATGTAGTAGACGCGAGGTTTATACTCCGGATGGCCTAA
- a CDS encoding serine hydrolase — MDKIDAFILEKIAATKLPSVSYAVIKDGEVAYANALGFRDLERGLPATPATIYGIGSITKSFTALCILKLVEEGRLSLNDNVEKYIPIRLRSRGENVTIRHLLTHTSGIPALGYAEAFIEGLVSRGGTWLPVAKPQDLLPFMESAEEWAVAKPGERFFYLNEGYVLLGLVIEKVTGAPYWECVRMKILTPLGMLRTYLASEEVMKDGDVAKPYYPDPEKGTPTPGRIPIGITSDGGIMSNALDMAKYVAMLINRGTYNGVEIIGKKSVEEAEIKRVAVPWRLLGDEGYGYGLVISENFYGRKIVMHGGNVLVYTAHMAYLPYDRIGVVVLANSTGYPMSYIAMYILAIALGRNPEELPFLMREKVLRKLEGTYRGYKGTVTYTAKAKGDILILKSQWGEELYLFPEEVREDYAKFHTYTKGYKLDVEFHIGKDGVKIVFERYLLVKSA, encoded by the coding sequence GTGGATAAGATAGACGCCTTTATCTTAGAGAAAATCGCCGCCACGAAACTCCCCAGCGTCTCTTATGCTGTTATTAAAGACGGCGAGGTGGCTTATGCTAACGCCCTGGGGTTTAGAGATTTAGAGCGCGGGCTCCCGGCAACTCCAGCCACGATTTACGGCATAGGGTCAATAACTAAATCCTTCACCGCTTTGTGTATTTTAAAACTCGTCGAGGAGGGAAGGCTGTCGTTAAACGATAATGTGGAAAAGTACATACCCATTAGGCTGAGATCCCGTGGTGAAAACGTGACGATACGCCATTTATTGACGCACACTTCGGGGATCCCGGCCTTGGGCTACGCCGAGGCGTTTATCGAGGGGCTGGTGTCTAGAGGAGGGACGTGGTTGCCCGTGGCGAAGCCGCAAGACTTACTCCCCTTTATGGAGAGCGCTGAGGAGTGGGCAGTTGCAAAGCCGGGGGAGAGGTTTTTCTACTTAAACGAGGGCTATGTCTTGCTGGGATTAGTGATAGAAAAAGTAACGGGAGCTCCTTACTGGGAATGCGTAAGGATGAAGATACTGACGCCGCTCGGCATGTTGAGAACGTATCTAGCCTCTGAAGAGGTTATGAAAGACGGAGACGTGGCTAAGCCCTACTACCCCGATCCTGAAAAGGGGACCCCAACGCCGGGGAGAATACCAATTGGCATTACTTCAGACGGCGGCATAATGAGCAATGCGCTTGACATGGCGAAGTATGTCGCAATGTTAATAAACAGAGGGACATATAACGGCGTTGAGATTATAGGCAAAAAAAGCGTTGAGGAGGCTGAGATAAAGCGGGTGGCAGTCCCTTGGAGACTTCTCGGCGACGAGGGCTACGGATACGGGCTTGTAATAAGCGAAAATTTCTACGGAAGGAAAATAGTAATGCACGGAGGAAACGTCCTCGTGTACACTGCCCACATGGCCTACCTCCCCTACGACAGAATAGGCGTGGTGGTGCTGGCTAATTCCACCGGCTATCCCATGTCTTATATCGCCATGTACATCTTGGCTATCGCCTTGGGCAGAAATCCGGAGGAGTTGCCGTTCCTCATGCGCGAAAAGGTGTTGAGAAAACTAGAGGGAACTTACAGGGGCTATAAAGGTACCGTCACATACACAGCTAAGGCAAAGGGCGACATATTGATTTTGAAAAGCCAGTGGGGAGAAGAACTCTACCTATTCCCCGAGGAGGTAAGGGAGGACTACGCCAAATTCCACACCTATACCAAGGGCTATAAACTCGATGTAGAATTCCACATAGGGAAAGACGGCGTTAAAATAGTTTTTGAAAGATATCTCTTAGTGAAAAGCGCATAA
- a CDS encoding 50S ribosomal protein L40e — protein sequence MPITLDPEKLAIVMKHRFQYKICRECGAKNPPDAVKCRRCRSRNLRPKRFRKK from the coding sequence ATGCCCATTACCCTAGATCCGGAAAAACTAGCGATAGTAATGAAACACCGCTTCCAGTACAAAATCTGCAGGGAGTGCGGCGCAAAAAACCCGCCCGATGCCGTGAAATGCCGCCGTTGCCGCTCGCGGAATTTAAGGCCGAAACGATTTAGAAAGAAGTAG
- a CDS encoding helix-hairpin-helix domain-containing protein: protein MSKRREDLQSIEGVGPKTLEKLRELGVTSVEHLAEFTVEELVEAGIEYDRAVKLLQQALQRVGAARPLTLREMRQRQVKAFKTGVAEFDEKTPWRGIREAFIYEFAGEFGAGKSMLAHQASVAALREGFTERVVYIDTEGTFNEALIEAVARRFELDVERIADSIYVYQPANVVQLEQIVKFDVPKHIQEGCRLLVIDTITALYRAEFVGREYLATRQQRIHYLVDWLRRHARTFGLTTVLTNQVMDVPEIFAAGVKRPAGGNVLAHAVNARFMMVRPNKTKPEGYIWPLDVPGMAPDIRIEYRITGAGLE, encoded by the coding sequence GTGTCTAAGAGGCGAGAAGATCTTCAGTCTATTGAGGGCGTGGGGCCTAAGACTTTGGAAAAGCTCAGAGAGCTGGGAGTCACTTCGGTGGAGCACCTCGCAGAATTTACCGTAGAGGAGTTAGTAGAGGCCGGCATTGAGTACGACAGGGCTGTTAAGCTCTTACAACAAGCACTTCAGAGAGTTGGCGCGGCTAGGCCCCTGACTCTGAGGGAAATGAGGCAGAGACAAGTAAAGGCTTTTAAGACTGGCGTCGCCGAGTTTGACGAAAAGACGCCGTGGAGGGGCATTAGAGAGGCGTTTATATACGAATTTGCGGGGGAGTTCGGCGCAGGGAAGTCAATGCTAGCCCACCAAGCCTCTGTCGCCGCGCTGAGAGAGGGCTTCACTGAGAGAGTCGTGTATATTGACACGGAGGGCACTTTCAACGAGGCGTTAATTGAGGCGGTGGCGAGGAGGTTTGAACTAGACGTGGAGAGAATTGCTGATTCCATATATGTCTACCAGCCGGCTAACGTCGTTCAGTTGGAGCAAATCGTAAAATTCGACGTCCCAAAACACATCCAAGAGGGGTGCAGGCTGTTGGTAATAGACACAATAACGGCCCTCTACAGGGCGGAATTCGTGGGCAGGGAATACCTCGCCACCAGACAACAGCGCATACATTATCTTGTTGACTGGCTGAGGAGACACGCCAGGACCTTTGGCTTGACCACTGTGCTTACTAATCAAGTCATGGACGTCCCGGAGATATTCGCCGCTGGGGTGAAGAGGCCCGCGGGGGGCAACGTCCTCGCCCACGCGGTTAACGCCCGTTTTATGATGGTTAGGCCAAATAAGACAAAGCCCGAGGGGTATATATGGCCACTGGACGTCCCCGGGATGGCGCCGGATATACGCATTGAGTACAGAATTACGGGGGCTGGTCTGGAGTAG
- a CDS encoding ParA family protein — protein sequence MQIIAFLSASGGVGKTTVALHLAHKFLSDARRVLLIDLDPSAGLTAALLGEEEAAKLEARGMTVGDALLKFMRGEVVNLGDYVVSARLGAFQVDVVPSGDSLSDAMGMAWFSGNRPSPERLLRHFLDKSGADRWDVVLLDTLPFYERRYTLTAFYAADKIIIVTHPYGAEPIRVKRMYGKLMEVVERGIDIKARVLINKVDNSTREGREAFKIVERSLNLPRFQTILSLRVDYTRVPQMKYIENKKAREEVEALYREVKEWLSVELAIY from the coding sequence GTGCAGATAATCGCGTTTCTTTCAGCTAGCGGCGGCGTTGGAAAGACCACAGTTGCCCTTCACTTAGCGCATAAATTTCTAAGCGACGCCAGGAGGGTTTTGTTAATAGACCTTGATCCCAGCGCCGGCCTTACCGCCGCGCTTCTCGGCGAGGAGGAAGCCGCCAAATTGGAGGCAAGGGGGATGACGGTGGGCGATGCGCTTCTGAAGTTCATGAGAGGCGAGGTCGTGAACCTAGGGGATTACGTAGTGTCTGCAAGGCTTGGCGCCTTTCAAGTCGACGTGGTCCCAAGCGGGGATTCCCTCAGCGACGCCATGGGGATGGCGTGGTTTTCAGGCAACAGGCCTAGTCCAGAGCGCCTACTTAGACACTTCTTAGACAAATCAGGCGCCGACCGGTGGGACGTCGTATTGCTCGACACGTTGCCGTTTTACGAGAGGCGGTATACGCTGACTGCCTTTTACGCCGCTGATAAGATAATTATCGTAACGCACCCGTACGGCGCCGAGCCGATCAGAGTGAAGAGAATGTATGGCAAGTTGATGGAGGTGGTGGAGAGGGGCATAGACATAAAGGCGAGAGTTTTAATCAATAAAGTGGATAACAGCACTAGGGAGGGGCGCGAGGCTTTTAAAATAGTGGAGAGGAGCCTAAACCTCCCCAGGTTTCAGACTATTCTAAGCCTTAGAGTTGATTACACTAGAGTCCCCCAGATGAAATACATAGAGAATAAAAAGGCAAGGGAGGAAGTGGAGGCCTTGTATAGAGAAGTGAAGGAGTGGCTAAGCGTGGAGCTGGCCATTTATTAA
- a CDS encoding PaREP1 family protein: MSAEVLERPLPKPSSEGYVSARLLEALVEGRLALEFLERGLVRNAAGKAFQAWRAFLAALLRLELDRLKAVVKTEEERRWLESTAVPRVPTGRIKALSQMLEEVGHGGIAFVTAMALDLHDYQYHGPDPDMALSKYRNREEAARDVVLLLKELARRVEALRQRVQWGGELERALEGLKTYIGGL; encoded by the coding sequence ATGTCCGCGGAAGTGTTGGAAAGGCCTCTCCCCAAGCCCTCTTCTGAGGGCTATGTCTCTGCGCGTTTGTTAGAGGCTCTGGTGGAGGGGCGTCTTGCTTTGGAGTTTCTTGAGAGGGGGCTTGTGAGAAACGCCGCTGGGAAGGCTTTTCAAGCATGGCGGGCGTTTTTGGCGGCTCTCCTCAGGCTTGAGCTTGATAGGCTTAAGGCCGTTGTAAAAACGGAAGAAGAGAGGCGCTGGCTTGAATCCACTGCAGTGCCGAGAGTGCCCACTGGGAGAATAAAGGCGTTGTCCCAAATGTTGGAAGAGGTGGGACATGGGGGGATTGCATTTGTTACAGCCATGGCGCTTGATCTCCACGATTATCAATACCACGGCCCAGACCCGGACATGGCGTTGAGCAAATACCGGAATAGAGAAGAGGCGGCTAGAGACGTCGTGTTGCTTCTGAAAGAGCTGGCTAGGCGCGTCGAGGCATTGAGGCAAAGAGTCCAGTGGGGCGGAGAGCTGGAGAGGGCGCTGGAGGGGCTTAAGACTTATATTGGCGGCTTGTAG
- a CDS encoding mechanosensitive ion channel domain-containing protein — translation MNPVGRLALWIVLYVVVMAAVQYVFNFASGTYPAVKDYKIYIDILLSLYFGWQIVKAFADIIALPVAKKQGETAGKAVSNLIKLLGIGGLVAAIAGAVSGGPAAAALGGFIGLVIGFATQQVLGQAVAGTFLLLARPFKIGDKIIGAGQEGIVEDINAMYTVIRDAEGNKILVPNNKLISDILKIKKS, via the coding sequence ATGAACCCCGTGGGCAGACTAGCGCTGTGGATAGTCCTTTACGTCGTCGTAATGGCCGCTGTGCAATACGTATTTAACTTTGCCAGCGGGACATACCCGGCGGTGAAAGACTACAAAATTTACATCGACATCCTCCTCTCGCTGTACTTCGGGTGGCAGATAGTAAAAGCCTTTGCTGACATAATTGCACTGCCGGTGGCCAAGAAGCAGGGAGAAACAGCCGGCAAGGCTGTGTCGAATTTAATAAAACTCCTGGGGATAGGCGGTTTAGTTGCCGCTATAGCGGGGGCCGTGTCTGGAGGTCCAGCCGCAGCGGCTTTAGGGGGCTTCATCGGCTTAGTTATAGGCTTTGCCACACAGCAAGTCCTTGGGCAAGCTGTAGCTGGGACGTTTCTACTGTTGGCCAGGCCTTTTAAAATAGGCGATAAAATTATTGGCGCCGGCCAGGAGGGAATTGTAGAGGATATAAATGCCATGTATACAGTTATTAGAGACGCCGAGGGTAATAAGATATTAGTGCCAAACAATAAATTAATTAGCGATATTTTAAAAATTAAGAAATCTTAA
- a CDS encoding GNAT family N-acetyltransferase: MEFVEDRWKALEIIGLYYKGPVKYAKAVLEKWPKSNGIVALIGGAAAGAEIFYKVDLLTPACVHYYIAVVPEHRNRGVATQIVQRVEKLCTAPVYMATTMEDNAAALRLFTKLGYTPHRWEDIPRRARDFLLKATCGYDDDVLFIKGADPREVAQRTNDVEKFWLETCLKPYLSL, translated from the coding sequence GTGGAGTTCGTAGAGGATAGGTGGAAGGCGCTGGAGATAATAGGCCTTTATTACAAGGGCCCTGTTAAATACGCAAAGGCCGTGTTAGAAAAATGGCCGAAGTCAAACGGCATTGTGGCGCTAATAGGCGGAGCCGCCGCGGGCGCCGAGATTTTCTATAAAGTCGATTTACTCACGCCAGCTTGCGTCCACTACTACATAGCCGTGGTGCCTGAACACAGAAACAGAGGAGTAGCTACTCAGATAGTGCAGAGAGTTGAGAAACTCTGCACCGCGCCGGTGTATATGGCCACAACCATGGAGGATAACGCCGCGGCACTGCGGCTATTTACTAAGCTCGGCTACACGCCGCACCGCTGGGAGGACATACCGCGGAGGGCCAGAGATTTCTTGTTAAAAGCCACTTGCGGTTATGACGACGACGTACTTTTCATAAAAGGGGCCGATCCCCGCGAGGTTGCCCAGCGTACCAACGACGTGGAAAAATTCTGGCTAGAGACTTGTCTCAAGCCTTACTTGAGTTTATAG